Proteins encoded together in one Arvicanthis niloticus isolate mArvNil1 chromosome 7, mArvNil1.pat.X, whole genome shotgun sequence window:
- the Peli1 gene encoding E3 ubiquitin-protein ligase pellino homolog 1 has protein sequence MFSPDQENHPSKAPVKYGELIVLGYNGSLPNGDRGRRKSRFALFKRPKANGVKPSTVHIACTPQAAKAISNKDQHSISYTLSRAQTVVVEYTHDSNTDMFQIGRSTESPIDFVVTDTVPGSQTNSDTQSVQSTISRFACRIICERNPPFTARIYAAGFDSSKNIFLGEKAAKWKTSDGQMDGLTTNGVLVMHPRNGFTEDSKPGIWREISVCGNVFSLRETRSAQQRGKMVEIETNQLQDGSLIDLCGATLLWRTAEGLSHTPTVKHLEALRQEINAARPQCPVGFNTLAFPSMKRKDVVDEKQPWVYLNCGHVHGYHNWGNKEERDGKDRECPMCRSVGPYVPLWLGCEAGFYVDAGPPTHAFSPCGHVCSEKTTAYWSQIPLPHGTHTFHAACPFCAHQLAGEQGYIRLIFQGPLD, from the exons ATGTTTTCTCCTGATCAAGAAAATCATCCTTCCAAGGCCCCAGTAAAATATGGTGAACTCATTGTCTTAGG GTATAATGGGTCTCTCCCAAACGGCgatagaggaagaaggaaaagtagGTTTGCTTTGTTTAAAAGACCTAAGGCAAATGGGGTGAAGCCTAGCACCGTGCACATTGCATGTACTCCTCAGGCTGCCAAG GCAATAAGCAACAAGGACCAGCATAGCATATCATATACTTTATCTCGAGCCCAGACAGTGGTGGTTGAATATACTCATGACAGCAACACTGATATGTTTCAG atTGGTCGGTCAACTGAAAGTCCTATTGATTTTGTAGTAACTGACACAGTTCCTGGAAGTCAGACTAATTCTGACACTCAGTCAGTACAAAGCACTATATCAAGGTTTGCCTGCAGGATCATATGTGAGCGCAATCCCCCTTTTACAGCTCGAATTTATGCTGCAGGATTTGATTCATCAAAAAACATCTTTCTTGGG GAGAAGGCTGCCAAATGGAAGACATCTGACGGGCAGATGGATGGCTTGACCACTAATGGAGTTCTTGTGATGCATCCACGCAATGGGTTCACAGAAGACTCCAAACCTGGAATATGGAGAGAAATATCAGTGTGTGGGAACGTCTTCAGTCTGCGAGAAACCAGATCAGCCCAGCAGAGAGGAAAGATG GTGGAAATTGAAACCAATCAGCTACAAGATGGCTCCTTAATTGACCTTTGTGGTGCAACCTTGCTGTGGCGTACTGCAGAAGGCCTTTCCCATACTCCTACTGTGAAGCACTTAGAAGCTTTGAGACAGGAAATCAATGCAGCACGACCTCAGTGCCCTGTAGGGTTCAACACACTAGCCTTTCCCAGTATGAAGAGGAAAGATGTTGTAGATGAAAAGCAACCATGGGTATATCTAAACTGCGGCCATGTTCATGGTTATCATAACTGGGGAAACAAAGAAGAACGTGACGGCAAAGATCGTGAATGTCCTATGTGTAGGTCTGTTGGTCCCTATGTCCCTCTGTGGCTTGGATGTGAAGCTGGATTTTATGTGGACGCTGGCCCACCCACCCATGCCTTTAGCCCCTGTGGGCACGTGTGTTCAGAAAAGACAACGGCTTACTGGTCGCAGATCCCACTTCCTCATGGTACGCACACTTTTCACGCAGCCTGTCCCTTCTGTGCACATCAGTTGGCTGGTGAACAAGGCTATATCAGACTTATTTTCCAAGGACCTCTAGACTAG